A genomic window from Spodoptera frugiperda isolate SF20-4 chromosome 29, AGI-APGP_CSIRO_Sfru_2.0, whole genome shotgun sequence includes:
- the LOC118268568 gene encoding uncharacterized protein LOC118268568, with protein MITLLYLLFIQYVCWHPVHAVYNKDVTCVIDQGLDPVCKVSERVRRRNNLETVPSHDPYIPRNASILYNCTTECTLMKATSMIDIISPKLFLKSCFIEFSKNDDYNCDHIRYHHFKNADKLLFLRNQIPNKSHYLVDCLVYVDGGRVCHKNDGSGASYTGLVDTGTIVRPNSTNILSQDEFICEEDEAKHIYCDLNKYVPFDDGLKEKQKVKMDDSVILKTSSWVVVLQRSCIGSWCGYNGKISSSRRHAYSPPGGKVYRCFYAEGQQICKEIGSPGRFVYNKRGWLDARR; from the exons ATGATCACTCTCTTATATTTACTCTTCATACAGTATGTCTGTTGGCACCCAGTTCATGCG GTTTACAACAAGGATGTCACTTGTGTAATAGATCAG ggCCTAGACCCCGTCTGTAAAGTATCGGAGAGGGTCCGCCGCAGGAACAATCTGGAGACAGTACCCTCACACGACCCGTACATCCCCAGGAACGCCTCCATACTGTACAACTGTACCACAGAATGTACGCTCATGAAGGCCACCTCCATGATAGACATCATCTCGCCGAAACTGTTCCTCAAGTCCTGCTTCATAGAGTTCTCTAAGAACGATGACTACAACTGTGACCACATCAGATACCATCACTTTAAGAACGCTGATAAACTTTTGTTCTTAAGAAACCAAATACCTAACAAGTCCCACTACTTGGTCGACTGCCTAGTGTACGTGGACGGTGGTAGAGTGTGCCACAAGAATGATGGCTCTGGTGCCTCGTACACCGGCCTGGTGGACACTGGGACTATAGTGAGGCCGAACTCCACCAACATCCTGTCACAGGACGAGTTTATTTGTGAGGAAGATGAGGCAAAGCACATATACTGTGATCTAAATAAATACGTTCCATTCGATGACGGCTTGAAAGAGAAACAGAAGGTAAAAATGGATGATAGCGTTATCTTAAAAACAAGTTCTTGGGTGGTCGTACTGCAACGGTCTTGCATTGGCTCGTGGTGCGGCTACAACGGGAAGATATCATCCTCCAGGAGACATGCCTACAGCCCTCCAGGTGGTAAGGTGTACCGGTGCTTCTACGCTGAAGGTCAGCAGATTTGCAAAGAAATCGGCAGCCCCGGTAGGTTCGTGTATAACAAACGTGGTTGGCTGGACGCGAGGAGATAA